GCACCAGGTCGCCGACTTGGCACGCGACGGTCGCGACCCGGCCCGGGACGGGGGCGCGGATCGCCAGCTCCATCTTCATCGCCTCGAGCCGCAGCAGGGTATCGCCTGCCTCCACGACCGCGCCCGGCTTCACGAGGATGGCGCTCACGGTGGCCGGCATCGGTGCGGCGAGTGCGTCGAGAGCCGCGGCCGCGGCGCTCTGTGCCTCGTTCGGACCGTCGTCCGCTGGCGAGCCCGCACCGGCCCCGGCGGCGCTCACCACGGTGAACGTCTCGCCGTCGGCCATGGCATGGAAGCCGTCGCCGTGCGGTGCGAGCCGCACCACCGTCGACCGGCCCTCGATGGAAACGACGCAAGTATCGTCCGAGCGGGAGAGGACCGTGGCGGTGAGCGTCCGTGCCGCGGCGCCGGTACCGATCTCGATTTCCAGCACCGCGTCGTCGGCTCCGCTTCGGCTGCGAACGTGAAGGCTGGCCGCGCCGGACGTCACCAGCCACCGCTCCAGCCCAGGCTCAGTCATCGGCTCCCAGCCTCCACCCGGCCAGACGGCTCCAGACCCCGGCGTCCCGCGCGTCGCGAGGAGGATGGCGGTCCGCGCCGGAGCCGCCGCCGGCGGCTGTACGGTGGTCTCGTTTCGACTGCACGGCGCTCGCGGCGGCGACGGCGGCCAGGGTGAGCTCGTCCGGCGCGGTCCCGATCAGGGCCTTCTCGTGCTCGGCGAGGAAGCCCGTGTGCACTTCGGCCGCCACGAACGCG
This genomic interval from Acidobacteriota bacterium contains the following:
- a CDS encoding biotin/lipoyl-binding protein translates to MTEPGLERWLVTSGAASLHVRSRSGADDAVLEIEIGTGAAARTLTATVLSRSDDTCVVSIEGRSTVVRLAPHGDGFHAMADGETFTVVSAAGAGAGSPADDGPNEAQSAAAAALDALAAPMPATVSAILVKPGAVVEAGDTLLRLEAMKMELAIRAPVPGRVATVACQVGDLVQPGRPLVTLESAAGKAARTHD